A part of Cannabis sativa cultivar Pink pepper isolate KNU-18-1 chromosome 6, ASM2916894v1, whole genome shotgun sequence genomic DNA contains:
- the LOC115711047 gene encoding uncharacterized protein LOC115711047 — protein MIEDAHYGSAVDQSKFDNLLSDAEKPLYPGCKKFTKLSAIIRLFNLKAKHGWSDTSCSELLIFLNDLLPEKNEMPLSFYEVIKTICTLGMEYKKIHACPNDCMLYHKEFSNLKSCPTFGESRWKKKRNGVDVKEGVPAKVLWYIPPIPRFIQLFKNAKHAKSLSWHANERIDDDKLRHPADTLQWKRVNMKWPSFGNEPRNIRLGLATDGFNPYSSLSSKHSSWPVMLVIYNLPPWLCMKRKFTLLTLLISGPKQPGNNIDVYLAPLIDDLKILWDEGVKVYDAYRKEEFNLRAILLWTINDFPAYGNLSGYSVKGYKACPICEEQTCSEYLKHSRKVCYMGHRRFLKDTHKLRTWTKAFNGKQEFRNAPEALYGTQVLEKMSKIVFKLRKSSVCASKKRKGRGKSKVMEEPKSLYKKKSIFFDLEYWEHMVVRHNLDVMHIEKNVCDSLIGTLLNIPGKSKDGIKARKDLVEMKMREKLAPKIMKNRTYLPPACYTLTKDEKKEICTCLFNMKVPDGFCSNISSLVNIQTCSLSGMKSHDCHILMQHVLPVAIRSVLPKTIREIITRLCLFFKSLCAKVVDMSNLQELQDEISYILCKFEQFFLLGFMP, from the coding sequence ATGATTGAAGATGCACATTATGGATCGGCAGTAGACCAAAGTAAGTTTGATAATTTACTTAGTGACGCAGAGAAACCGCTTTATCCCGGCTGTAAAAAGTTTACAAAATTATCAGCGATTATTAGGTTGTTCAACTTGAAAGCTAAACATGGTTGGAGTGATACTAGTTGTTCAGAAttacttatttttttgaatGACTTATTGCCGGAGAAAAATGAGATGCCGCTTTCATTTTACGAGGTCATAAAGACAATATGTACATTAGGCATGGAATATAAGAAAATCCATGCATGTCCTAATGATTGCATGTTGTATCATaaagaattttcaaatttaaaatcgTGTCCTACTTTTGGGGAGTCACGatggaaaaagaaaagaaatggtGTGGATGTTAAGGAAGGAGTACCTGCGAAGGTATTGTGGTACATTCCGCCTATTCCTCGTTTTATTCAGTTATTTAAAAATGCCAAACATGCTAAAAGTTTGTCGTGGCATGCAAATGAGAGAATAGATGATGATAAATTAAGACATCCAGCTGACACTTTGCAATGGAAGAGAGTTAATATGAAGTGGCCTTCTTTTGGAAATGAACCTCGTAATATTCGTCTAGGTCTTGCTACTGATGGGTTTAATCCTTACTCATCTCTTAGCAGTAAGCATAGTTCTTGGCCAGTTATGCTTGTTATCTACAATCTACCACCATGGTTGTGTATGAAGAGAAAATTCACATTGTTGACATTGTTGATATCAGGACCTAAACAACCTGGTAATAACATAGATGTCTATCTAGCCCCCTTGATAGATGATCTAAAAATTTTGTGGGATGAAGGTGTTAAGGTTTATGATGCTTACAGGAAAGAAGAATTTAATCTTAGAGCTATATTGTTATGGACAATTAATGACTTTCCTGCTTATGGGAATTTATCTGGTTATAGTGTGAAGGGTTATAAAGCTTGTCCTATTTGTGAAGAACAAACATGTTCCGAATACTTGAAACATTCTCGGAAAGTTTGTTATATGGGACATAGGAGATTCTTGAAGGATACTCATAAACTTCGAACTTGGACTAAGGCATTCAATGGTAAACAAGAGTTTAGAAATGCTCCCGAAGCTTTATACGGAACCCAGGTACTTGAAAAGATGTCTAAAATTGTTTTCAAGTTACGGAAGTCAAGTGTTTGTGCATCTAAAAAGCGGAAAGGTCGTGGAAAGTCTAAGGTTATGGAGGAACCTAAGTCACtttataaaaagaaatcaattttttttgatCTTGAGTATTGGGAGCATATGGTTGTACGCCATAATTTAGATGTTATGCACATAGAGAAAAATGTTTGCGATAGTTTGATTGGAACTTTATTGAATATTCCTGGAAAGAGTAAAGATGGAATTAAGGCAAGAAAAGACTTGGTTGAAATGAAAATGCGAGAAAAACTGGCTccaaagattatgaaaaataggACATATTTGCCTCCAGCTTGTTACACACTAACTAAAGATGAAAAAAAGGAAATTTGTACTTGTTTGTTCAATATGAAAGTTCCAGATGGATTTTGTTCAAATATAAGTTCGTTGGTAAACATACAAACTTGTAGTTTGAGTGGCATGAAATCTCATGATTGTCATATTCTGATGCAACATGTATTACCAGTGGCTATTCGATCAGTCTTGCCGAAAACAATTCGAGAGATAATAACTAGGCTGTGCTTGTTTTTCAAGTCACTATGCGCTAAGGTGGTGGATATGTCAAACCTACAAGAGCTACAAGATGAAATCTCTTATATCTTGTGTAAGTTTGAGCAATtctttctgttgggttttatgccgtaa